DNA sequence from the Desulfovibrio sp. genome:
GCCATTGAACCGGGCAACAACTTCTACAGCGTGACCGCCGCCAAGGTGTCCGAGCACGTTATGTTGATGGTTGGCATGCTGGTTTTCTACGTGCTTTACACCCTGTGGTACGGCTTTGCCATCTTCGAACTGTTCGAAGGCATTGGCCTTGCCATGACCAAGTCAAAAGTCAAAAAAGAAGGCTAAGGCATAAATCCGGAGACGCACACATCCCCATAGCTCGCGTCTGCTAAAAAATGGGGATATGCCGGCTTTGCCTGGTTGGATATTGAAGAAGGCCGTCTTCCAATGGAAGACGGCCTTCTGAGCGTTGATAGCATCAACGCGACCAGCAATCTGGAGCAGGTCGCGGCTTGACCGCGCTCCCACCAAACACAACATATACAATCTGATACCTTTCACAAAAAGTCTGTTACAAGTAACAGCTTAGGCACAATCGGACTGTATATTATACAAGTAAATACCACTAACACATTGACATAATAACAATATTGATATATTTACACAGCTTTACCAACTCCTTCAAGGCTGTCCCATGAATTCAGACGCTTCATTCTGCCTCTGGAACTCAAGCTGCCATGAGGCACTGGCCGATGCACAAAACACCGGGGCCAATGTACACCTTGAATGCTGCCTTATCTGGTGCGGCGAAACTGCCTGCATATCTGTGGAGGGTTTAGTACGCGAGGTCAACGGCCGGGAGGCCCAGCTTGTTGTGCGTTCCATGACCATGCAGGCCCAGAACCACAAGGCGGTGGTAAACCAGGGCAAATTTTACTTCAGCGTCAAGCGGCATATTGCGCAGGATACAACGGCGCGTCTTGGCGTTTACGGTACCGCGCAAATTCTCGAAACAGCTGTCGGGCCCAGCGGCGAAATGCTGTATTTGAGCCTGCGCTTTTCACGCAATGTGACTGTACGGCAGTTGCGCAGCAGCAAACGGATACCCTGGCGCACTGAATACAGCCGCATGTCGAGCGTGCTGCTCGCGCCGGAGCGCCCCGATACCACCAACGACTTGCGCATCATGCTTGGGGCGTATAGCCAGGTGGCCCCGCCAGCCACCCGCATTCTGGATGTTTCAGAAGGCGGAGCATGCGTCTGCATGCCGGAAGAACTGGCGATGCCTTCCTTCACCTCCGACGCAACCTATCTGTTTTTTCTCCAGCCCAGCGTAATGCCTGTTACTGTGCCTCCCTACGTTTTTCTTGCCAAGCGGGCTGGTTTTGGCAAGGCCCCTGACGCACAGGGCGTTGCCGTGCGCCTGCGCTTTCAGGAAGAACTGGACTGGAGCGCCCACCGTGCCCGGCTGCGCTGGCTCAACGTCAAGGGCGGCTCCCCCCGTTTGCGTCAGTGCCTCACCCAATATGCCGATGCGTCAAAGGATCAGCAAGACTCCGCCTAGACGCAAGTACTCGTATCGTCCCTGCTTTTACCACGGCCCCCCCTGCGGTTCCTCCCAATCCTGGGTTTATGGCCCCAAAATTGCATCCTTTATGGCAGTAGTGCCTCCATGCGGAAAATTTGACCCATGCAGGTCATCAACATAAAGGATACCGCCATGAAAATTTCCGGACTCAACCCCACTCCGGCCTTTGCCTTCCCTGCCATGGAAAAAGATGAGAGCACCGCTGCCAGCATGCCTTCTCACGACGTTGTCAGCCTGAGCTCCACCAATTTGCTGGCGGATGACGAGGTGGACGGCGTGCTTGACGACACCATGAGCATGATCTCGCAAAACCCCATGGACGCGCTTTCCGTTCACAGCGGTCTGAGCGCCAGTCGCGTTGCCTCGCTGCTGAGCCTGTAGGCTGGCTGATTCTCTGCGGCATGGTTTGACACTATCGCCGCCTTGGGGGTATCACTTTCCGTCTACGTCGGCGCATATTCCTTTTTAGTCCGGCGTTTTTTACCGAAGCCAGCACAGAGGTAAGGGTGATGACGGATATTGACCGCCAAATGGCCACCATCAAGCGCGGCATGGCCGAGCTGATTGACGAAAATGAACTGCGCAAAAAGATTGCGCGCGGCAAGCCGCTGCGCATCAAGGTGGGCTTTGACCCCACCGCTCCTGACCTGCACCTCGGGCATACGGTCGTTATGCACAAGATGCGCCATTTTCAGGAACTGGGGCACCATGTCATCTTTCTTATTGGCGACTTTACGGGCCGTATAGGCGACCCTTCCGGTCGCTCGGAAACCCGCCCCCCCCTCACAGAGGAACAGGTTCTTGCCAACGCGGAAACCTACAAAAAACAGGTTTTCAAGATTCTCGATCCGCAGAAAACTGAAGTTGCCTTCAACTCGGCATGGCTTGGCAAGATGGACGCCACGGGCTTTATCAAGCTGGCTTCCAGCTACACCGTTGCCCGCATGATGGAACGCGATGATTTTGAAAAACGTTTCCGCGAGCAGCGCCCCATATCCATCCACGAATTTCTGTATCCGTTGTGTCAGGGTTATGACTCTGTCGCCCTCAAGAGCGATGTGGAAATGGGCGGCACTGATCAGAAGTTCAACCTGCTGGTAGGCCGCACCCTCCAGGCGCACTACGGCATAGAAAGCCAGTGCATCCTGACCCTGCCCCTGCTCGAAGGCACCGATGGCGTGCGCAAGATGTCAAAATCTTACGGTAACTACATTGGTATTGACGAAGCCCCTTCCCAGATTTTCGGCAAGGTCATGGCCATCTCTGATGAGCTTATGTGGCGTTACTATGAGCTGCTCTCGGCCAAAAGCCTTGAAGACATTGCAGCCCTCAAGGCTTCCGTGGCCAACGGCGAGCTGCACCCCAAGGCCGCCAAGGAAAATCTTGCCCACGAGATGGTGGCCCGCTACCACAGTGAAAAAGATGCCGATGAAGCAAAGCAGGGCTTTAATGCTGTTTTTGCTGGCGGCGGCGTGCCGGACGACATGCCCGAGCACCAGTGCGCCTGCGGCGAAGACAGCACGCCCCCCGTGTTTCTTGAGGCCTCGGGCCTTGTTAAGAGCCGGGGCGAAGCCAAACGCCTGATGAAAGAAGGCGCACTCTCCATTGACGGAGAACGCTGCGAAGACGCCATCACCCCGCTTGCAGCCGGGGAATATGTGGTCAAGCTCGGCAAAAAACGCTTTCTCAAGCTGAAGGTGCGCTAAGGCGCAATCAGCCTGAACACTTGAAGAAATGCCCTTGTGCAGCAGGTGCAGACCTGCCGCGCAAGGGCATTCTTTTTATACGCCAAAACCCTGCCCCTCAGAATTCTCCGCGCCGGGCGGCAACAAATTTTCCGCAAGGCATACGCGATTACGCCCGCCGTTCTTGGCCCGGTAGAGGGCAAGGTCTGCCCGCTTCATCATGTTTTCCAGGGGATTTTCCACGTTTGTCTGCAAATCCGCCAGACCAATGCTAACTGTAAAGCGGATTTCCTTTTCGCTGTGCCACACGACCATTTCTTCCACGCGCCTGCGCAAGCGCTCCGCAATGACTTCTGCCTGCGGGGGGACAACACTGGCCAGCAAGATGCCAAATTCCTCGCCGCCAAGGCGTCCCACATGGTCAGAGGTACGCATGGTGTCGTGCAGCAACGCGCCAAGCCCTTTCAGCACGGCATCGCCCGTGTCATGCCCGTACGTGTCGTTAATCTTTTTGAAATGGTCAATATCAAGCATAAAGAAGACCATGCTCAGGCCGTAGCGTTTGGCCCTTTCAATCTCGAACTGAATTTTTTCCAGCAGATTCCTGCGGTTGTTCAAGCCCGTAAGCGCGTCTGTGGTCGCCAGCGAATACAGGTCTTCAATGCGTTTTTCCAGGTTTTGCTGCGTCTGCTTGAGTTCTGTAATGTCAGAGGCAATAACAAAAAAGCCTCGCACCTCCCGCCCATCCATATCCGGTATGTAGCGGGACAGCACATAGCCTGTTGAGCCGTCGGCCCTGGCTCTTTCCTGCTCAAAATCCTGCGGTTCGCCGCGCAGGGTCGCATCAATGAGGGGGGCGCATCTGGCAAGCAGTTCCTCGCCCAGCAAGGATTGCACGTCAATGCCGATGATCTCCTCTTCACTTTTGCCAAACCATGCCCTGTACATCCTGTTGGCGTAATGGCACCGCCTCTCCGCATCCCAATAAGACACCATGATGGGCGCGTGGTCCATCAGGATACTGATGAACTTGTCCCGGGAGCGCATGGCGCTTTGCAGTTTTTCCGTGGAGAGTTCAGAAAGGCGGCGGCGGCCCGCTTCCACCAGCAGGAGAGAGGTAGAAAGCACTGCCGCCGCCAGCCATATCAGCACCTGTGTGAGCAGGTCGCTATGCCAGTGGGCATAACTGTTTTCGCTGCTGATGATTGTTCCCACCACCAGGGGGCCACCCACCAGAAAAGGCGCGGCCGCCTGCTGCAAGGTAAGCATGGCCCGCGCCCCATCAGCCCGTAGGGGCTGGGTGTGCAACGCTGCCGCATCGGGTGCCATGTTTGCAATACTCTCCGCCAAAAGAGCATTTTCAGCGTTGTCCAGGTTGGCAAAGGGCAGCAAAGGGCGGCCAGAGGCTGTATAGACGGCAACTTTAGCATCTGCGCGGTTGAACGCATACGCCAGTTTGTATCCCCAGAATTCTGGTTTCAAGGCAATGCTTACAGATACGGAAGGGATTCCATCCCTTGCGGTGGAACGGGAAAAAACGGCTGTGGACGCAGAAGGGATTGCGCCAGTGGAGGCACGGGGAACACCGTTGAGTTCAACAGCAAGGGCTGCGACAAAGGGATTATCCTGCATCAGACCTTGCAGCTGGTCGGCAAGCTGGTCATCGTTCCAGGTGGCAATGACCGTGCTTTCCACAGTGTCCAGAAGATGCGTGATGCCGCCTAGTTCCATTTTGACAATATTGACGGCAATGCTGCTTTCAGAGAGCAGCAAGCGCAGATCATTTTTCTGAAGTAAAAAATAATCGTCCACCACATTGGCGCAGAGCACGACAGCAAGCACGACCAGCCAGACACTGTGGATGGCCCAGTGTGGCCGGGAAGCCAGCGTTCTGAAAAAGGCCGTGATGCTCATGTCAAAACTCGGCAGGTAAATATGTTTATTGCATGATACTACCGCTATCGCGGGCAGGCAAGGAGCGACCCGCCCCATCCCGCAGAGTTCTTTTATTTTTTTCTCTTTTCTCCTACCATGCGGCAACGGAGGTCGTATGCAGAAACTTTATGTCGCCATGGTCGGTCTGCCCGCGAGGGGAAAATCCACTCTGGCAAAGCGCATCCGCGATGGGCTTGTGACCGAGGGCATTGCCGCAAAGCTGTTCAACAACGGCGACATGCGCCGCGCGCTCATTGGCGCGGAATCCACCGACCCCAACTTTTACGATCCCAACAACAAGCTGGGCCGCGATGCGCGCGAAATGATCTGCATGCGCAACATGGAGATTGCCCGCGAATGGCTTGCCAAGGACGGCGAGGTGGCCATCCTTGACGCCACCAATGTCAGCCGCGCGCGCAGGCACCTCATAGAAACCACACTCACCGACTACCCGGTGCTCTTTGTGGAATGCGTCAATGAAGACCAGCTGTTGCTCAATGCCTGCATACGCCGCAAGACCACTTTGCCGGAATACGCCTCGTATACTGAAGAAGAAGCTCTTGCCAGCTTTATGAAGCGCATCAGCTACTATGAAACCATTTACGAGCCATTGCAGGACGAAAAATACTGGCTGCGCGTTGATTCCACCGCCAACCGCATTCTGGACGAGCGCCCCTGCGAAAGTTCACCCTACTATCCCGCTATCCGCGAAATGGTTGTCAGCGTGTGGATTCAGTGCCTGTATCTGGCGCGCCACGGGCAGACGGAATTCAACCTGCGGGGGCGCAT
Encoded proteins:
- the tyrS gene encoding tyrosine--tRNA ligase — its product is MTDIDRQMATIKRGMAELIDENELRKKIARGKPLRIKVGFDPTAPDLHLGHTVVMHKMRHFQELGHHVIFLIGDFTGRIGDPSGRSETRPPLTEEQVLANAETYKKQVFKILDPQKTEVAFNSAWLGKMDATGFIKLASSYTVARMMERDDFEKRFREQRPISIHEFLYPLCQGYDSVALKSDVEMGGTDQKFNLLVGRTLQAHYGIESQCILTLPLLEGTDGVRKMSKSYGNYIGIDEAPSQIFGKVMAISDELMWRYYELLSAKSLEDIAALKASVANGELHPKAAKENLAHEMVARYHSEKDADEAKQGFNAVFAGGGVPDDMPEHQCACGEDSTPPVFLEASGLVKSRGEAKRLMKEGALSIDGERCEDAITPLAAGEYVVKLGKKRFLKLKVR
- a CDS encoding GGDEF domain-containing protein → MSITAFFRTLASRPHWAIHSVWLVVLAVVLCANVVDDYFLLQKNDLRLLLSESSIAVNIVKMELGGITHLLDTVESTVIATWNDDQLADQLQGLMQDNPFVAALAVELNGVPRASTGAIPSASTAVFSRSTARDGIPSVSVSIALKPEFWGYKLAYAFNRADAKVAVYTASGRPLLPFANLDNAENALLAESIANMAPDAAALHTQPLRADGARAMLTLQQAAAPFLVGGPLVVGTIISSENSYAHWHSDLLTQVLIWLAAAVLSTSLLLVEAGRRRLSELSTEKLQSAMRSRDKFISILMDHAPIMVSYWDAERRCHYANRMYRAWFGKSEEEIIGIDVQSLLGEELLARCAPLIDATLRGEPQDFEQERARADGSTGYVLSRYIPDMDGREVRGFFVIASDITELKQTQQNLEKRIEDLYSLATTDALTGLNNRRNLLEKIQFEIERAKRYGLSMVFFMLDIDHFKKINDTYGHDTGDAVLKGLGALLHDTMRTSDHVGRLGGEEFGILLASVVPPQAEVIAERLRRRVEEMVVWHSEKEIRFTVSIGLADLQTNVENPLENMMKRADLALYRAKNGGRNRVCLAENLLPPGAENSEGQGFGV
- a CDS encoding 6-phosphofructo-2-kinase/fructose-2,6-bisphosphatase, with translation MQKLYVAMVGLPARGKSTLAKRIRDGLVTEGIAAKLFNNGDMRRALIGAESTDPNFYDPNNKLGRDAREMICMRNMEIAREWLAKDGEVAILDATNVSRARRHLIETTLTDYPVLFVECVNEDQLLLNACIRRKTTLPEYASYTEEEALASFMKRISYYETIYEPLQDEKYWLRVDSTANRILDERPCESSPYYPAIREMVVSVWIQCLYLARHGQTEFNLRGRIGGDPPLTATGRAQALALAAHLRNKPIEWVFTSTRIRSHETATPLLTERPEAHAMAFKEFDEIWAGDCEGMLYSEIRERMPEVTQGRNASKYTYTYPNGESYALLRERVQRGLRRALFLAGDAPLLIVGHQAINRVLLSLFLRQRNEDVPFIYIPQNQYYHISLTPRRKVFERVPYDGGPGASLLTE